Proteins from one Telopea speciosissima isolate NSW1024214 ecotype Mountain lineage chromosome 1, Tspe_v1, whole genome shotgun sequence genomic window:
- the LOC122651138 gene encoding uncharacterized protein LOC122651138 codes for MDENKGLFPIAYVVVEVECKESWLFFLNLLHDIIDPDDANRMLTFMSDKQKGLADAIASVFPNAYIRCCSSHLYQNFKKKYPGDAFRKHFWTASSVCTVNQFESAMSDIRTMDNTAYEWLMKDPESMWARHAFDTGAKSDHITNNMLESFNQWVSTIRTKPILTLIDTLRLKIMDRMYHKFQKGQSFQGTLTPMVRKKKIKIQEASKDCISHGGADDEFEVIELTGRRCVVKLRQWSCTCKVWDVTGLPCKHAASAIAMTRY; via the exons ATGGATGAGAACAAAGGGCTGTTCCCTATTGCATATGTTGTAGTAGAGGTTGAGTGCAAAGAAAGTTGGCTATTTTTTCTGAATCTGTTACATGATATCATAGACCCGGATGATGCTAATAGGATGTTGACTTTCATGTCAGATAAACAAAAG GGTCTAGCCGATGCTATTGCTTCAGTCTTCCCTAATGCCTACATTAGGTGTTGTAGTAGCCATCTCTATCagaatttcaagaaaaaatatCCAGGTGATGCATTTAGGAAACACTTTTGGACTGCATCTTCAGTATGTACTGTGAATCAGTTTGAAAGTGCAATGAGTGACATCAGAACCATGGATAATACAGCATATGAATGGTTGATGAAAGATCCCGAAAGCATGTGGGCTAGACATGCTTTTGATACTGGAGCGAAGAGCGACCATATTACCAACAACATGTTAGAGTCATTTAACCAATGGGTATCCACCATCAGGACAAAACCCATTCTCACCTTGATTGATACCCTTAGATTGAAAATCATGGATAGAATGTATCACAAGTTTCAAAAGGGTCAAAGCTTCCAGGGTACACTTACACCAATggtgaggaagaaaaaaatcaaaatccaggAAGCATCAAAGGACTGCATTAGTCATGGTGGTGCTGATGATGAATTTGAGGTAATTGAGCTTACTGGAAGAAGGTGTGTGGTGAAATTGAGACAATGGTCATGTACTTGTAAAGTTTGGGATGTCACTGGACTACCTTGCAAGCATGCTGCATCAGCAATTGCAATGACGAGGTATTGA